The Streptomyces sp. NBC_00440 genome contains a region encoding:
- a CDS encoding glutamate ABC transporter substrate-binding protein, which produces MAAACALTAAAAATVLPLVLGSGSGNGAGSGDRAQPGGQRVAQASPAKADTCTDPEASLTPSGADGPTIDRIKKAGHLVVGVDQNSYRWGYRDPATRRLDGFDIALVRAIAKNILGSEDKVTYRAIPTNERVEALQDGKVDIVVRTMTINCERAKQVAFSTAYFQAGQQVLAPKGSTISGYNTSLQGKRVCTATGSTAYDALKAKSYGAVFADTPTEQRTVPNQLDCLVKLQLGLVDAVVTDNALAAGQAAQDPAVDLKGQPFTTEYYGVATKLGNDDLVRRINQVLVDYRAGGDQSPWMKAYRKWLSADLKGIEAPPAPKYR; this is translated from the coding sequence ATGGCCGCGGCATGTGCGCTGACCGCAGCCGCGGCCGCGACCGTGCTCCCGCTCGTCCTGGGCAGCGGCTCAGGCAACGGTGCGGGGTCCGGCGACCGTGCGCAGCCGGGCGGCCAGAGAGTGGCGCAGGCCTCGCCCGCGAAGGCCGATACCTGCACCGACCCGGAGGCGAGCCTCACACCGTCCGGCGCCGACGGCCCCACCATCGACCGGATCAAGAAGGCCGGCCACCTCGTCGTCGGTGTCGACCAGAACAGCTACCGCTGGGGATACCGCGACCCGGCCACCCGCAGACTGGACGGCTTCGACATCGCTCTCGTCCGGGCCATAGCGAAGAACATCCTGGGCAGCGAGGACAAGGTCACCTACCGCGCCATCCCCACCAACGAGCGGGTCGAGGCCCTACAGGACGGCAAGGTCGACATCGTGGTGCGGACGATGACGATCAACTGCGAGCGGGCGAAGCAAGTCGCCTTCTCCACCGCGTACTTCCAGGCCGGCCAGCAGGTCCTGGCGCCCAAGGGGTCGACGATCAGCGGGTACAACACGTCGCTCCAGGGCAAGCGGGTCTGCACGGCGACCGGCTCGACGGCGTACGACGCCCTGAAGGCCAAGTCGTACGGTGCGGTCTTCGCCGACACACCGACCGAGCAGCGGACCGTGCCCAACCAGCTGGACTGCCTGGTCAAGCTCCAACTGGGCCTGGTCGACGCGGTGGTCACCGACAACGCCCTGGCGGCCGGCCAGGCGGCACAGGACCCGGCCGTCGACCTCAAGGGCCAGCCGTTCACCACCGAGTACTACGGCGTGGCGACGAAGCTGGGCAACGACGATCTGGTGCGCCGGATCAACCAGGTGCTCGTCGACTACCGCGCGGGCGGCGACCAAAGCCCCTGGATGAAGGCGTACAGGAAGTGGCTCTCGGCGGATCTGAAGGGAATCGAAGCACCTCCCGCACC